One genomic segment of Myxocyprinus asiaticus isolate MX2 ecotype Aquarium Trade chromosome 14, UBuf_Myxa_2, whole genome shotgun sequence includes these proteins:
- the LOC127452113 gene encoding retinol dehydrogenase 8-like yields the protein MASDSRQKVVLITGCSSGIGLRIAVLLARDEQKRYHVIATMRDLRKKDQLVEAAGDMYGNTLTLLTLDVCSDDSVKQCIDSVKDRHIDVLINNAGVGLLGPLESISLDEMKKVFETNFFGTVRMIKEVMPDMKKRRAGHIIVMSSVMGLQGVVFNDVYTASKFAIEGFCESMAVQLLKFNVKLSLIEPGPVHTEFETKMMEEVAKMEYPGADADTVRYFKDVYIPSSIDIFEAMGQTPDDIAKCTKKVIESSRPRFRNLTNSLYTPIVAIKYADETGGLSVHTFYNLLFNFGSLMHVTMSILKCLTCGCLRRRTISPD from the exons ATGGCGAGCGACAGCAGGCAGAAAGTGGTGCTGATCACCGGTTGTTCCTCTGGGATCGGACTGCGGATCGCCGTGCTTCTGGCCAGAGACGAACAGAAGCGTTACCATG TCATTGCCACTATGAGAGACCTGAGAAAGAAGGACCAGCTGGTGGAAGCAGCGGGCGACATGTATGGAAATACCTTGACACTGCTGACTTTGGATGTGTGTAGTGATGATTCAGTCAAGCAGTGTATTGACAGTGTCAAGGACCGCCACATTGATGTTCTCA TTAATAATGCAGGCGTGGGTTTGCTGGGCCCCTTGGAGAGCATCAGTCTCGATGAGATGAAGAAAGTGTTTGAGACCAACTTCTTCGGAACTGTGCGCATGATAAAAGAGGTCATGCCAGACATGAAGAAGAGGCGAGCCGGCCACATTATCGTCATGAGCAGCGTAATGGGCCTTCAGG GTGTGGTATTCAACGATGTCTACACGGCCTCTAAGTTTGCCATAGAGGGCTTTTGTGAGAGTATGGCTGTACAGCTCCTGAAGTTTAATGTGAA ACTGTCTCTAATCGAGCCCGGCCCAGTGCATACAGAGTTTGAAACCAAGATGATGGAAGAAGTGGCTAAGATGGAATATCCTGGAGCAGATGCAGACACAGTCAGATACTTCAAGGATGTGTACATTCCATCCTCTATCGATATCTTTGAGGCAATGGGGCAAACCCCTGATGACATTGCTAAA TGTACCAAGAAAGTAATTGAATCCAGTCGACCCCGATTCCGGAATCTGACCAACAGTCTTTACACTCCCATTGTGGCCATAAAGTATGCTGACGAGACCGGTGGACTTTCAGTGCACACCTTCTACAATCTACTCTTTAACTTTGGCTCACTTATGCACGTTACCATGAGCATCCTCAAGTGCCTGACGTGCGGCTGCCTGCGTAGGCGCACCATTTCTCCTGACTGA